The genomic region TTCTCCTCTTTCCTGATAACTCTTCACAAATGCATCCTTCAGTCCAACTCCATAGTCATTATCCACAAACATGACCGCTACTCTGGCTCCTTCGGGCTTTAAATCGAAAATAACATCGGAAAGAGCTTTGCCCTGGTATATGTCTGATGGACAAGTTCTGAACACGTAGTTCTTGTAATCCGATAGTTTCGGCGAGGTTGAAGTCGGCGAAATTAACACAACTTTCTTCTTCTCTGCAATCGGGCAGACCGCCAAAGTGTTTTCGCTGACTACCGCACCTATGACCACCGGGACTTTATCCTCTGCGATCAATGCATTCATCACAGAAACGGTTTTATCACTTTTACCCTCGTTATCCCTGTAGAGCACAGTTATATTCGCACCGCCAATACCGCCGTTAGCGTTGATTTCTTCTGCTGCGAGTTCAATGCCTCTTTGGACATACTTGCCATACGCTGATAAGTCGCCGCTCAAAGGAAGAACCGCTCCGACCTTTATCTCTTCTGGTTTCTTCTCTACTGTAACGAAAGCAATAGCTGCAATCGCTATCGCTGCTGCTACTACTAATACTGCAGAAACAATCGCTATTTTTTTATTCATTTTTCACCCCCATTCATTTGTCGATAAAGAGTATTAAAATTATTTTCCATCACTGCAAGCTAACTTGATTAAATTGAAAGTATATTTAATGATATGGGAAGACCATCCAAAAAGAGGGAAGGAAAAGAAGAAACATAGCTATTGAGGTATTTATATAGCTACCCTTCACTCTAAAACTTTCCATGCGATATTCTTGCAATAACGGTTAGGGTGGCAATCCACCAGCGAGATTTGGAGTGGAAACACAGGTATCTAAAATATAGTAATTATATTATTTTTATGGTGGAAAGTCTGAATGTAGAAATGTCAGTAACGGCAAGCGATTTCAGTTCAATCGTCACAAGTATAAATGCCGTGACTGCGGT from Methanophagales archaeon harbors:
- a CDS encoding ABC transporter substrate-binding protein, whose protein sequence is MNKKIAIVSAVLVVAAAIAIAAIAFVTVEKKPEEIKVGAVLPLSGDLSAYGKYVQRGIELAAEEINANGGIGGANITVLYRDNEGKSDKTVSVMNALIAEDKVPVVIGAVVSENTLAVCPIAEKKKVVLISPTSTSPKLSDYKNYVFRTCPSDIYQGKALSDVIFDLKPEGARVAVMFVDNDYGVGLKDAFVKSYQERGEIVAVEAHKEGDTEFTGVLSAIKDKNPDVVVLITYAKEGAAIVKQGREEGLDVAWVGSDGIKSDAFIEQAGKDAEGVKATYPISMVSESVTENFVKLYRAKYGAGSIDTDVAYGYDTMHVVAEAIEKGGYDAEDISDALREIRHHGVCGAKKFDENGDVPPAYDLWKVENAKWVLESKLVI